The sequence aaaaaattattttatattaattaaaaaataaaaataaaatatatttgatcatgcaaattacaaatataattttaaaattacatttgaaaaaataaaaataaatttgttttacttattttcattttttcactcatatttctctcgtaaaattttaaaaataacttcaacttatatttatgatcaaacataattttaacTCCAActctaaaaaaatatgatttttataggCAAACGAAAATTTGTAGTATATGAAAACATGTATATTTAAAAATGACTCATTATATACCATCATTATATAATCTAAGAGTATTTTGAATCGATATTGCATAAATCTATGTTAAACTCGAACTCTTCAATATTataaatgaatgcatatttaatcCTTATGCATTTTTTAAGAATTCAACATAAATGCGATATTCCTTTTTTTGGAGGCTTCAAGCAACATAGGCATATACAGTAGTATAAACTTCCTCCATTTTAAATTACCgatctcaaattgagatgacacattgattaaaaaaaataattaataacataattaatttattataatgtccttattaaatgatgtttatattttaatttaaagaaaaaaataattaatgcaaagggtaaaacatgaaaaaaaaattttcgTTTCGtgattaataaaaaagaataagtaaaatagaaaatCACATTAGGAAATTTGAAACGGATAATTTGGGGCAGAGGAAGTATATTGCAATGGACGAAGTAATAGAATGTGTTCATGACATTACGCATGGGTCGCCCAATTAATTGGTCTTTATTCGATATCatacaataaatatattattgcaGAATAAGTTAATCTAAGCTATGATCCGAAATCatacaataaatattttattgcaGTATAATTAAGTTAATCTAAGCTACATTCATCAGGAGGAGCTTCTAAGAAACATGATGTGCGCACGAGCTGCCTTTCACACAAATGAACAATTACATGGTACATAATTTTGTATATTTCCCGATCACAAGTCTTTGAAGCattatttacaaaaaattaatGCTAGGAATCAGATTAATCACAAGTCCGCCCGGTCATGCTGTATggtgcggagtgttggccagtcaaaaaGTCTTATGTACAAAAATTGAAGgtagcggaaatgagaatgttgcgttggatgtgtgggcataCTAAAgagggatagagttaggaatgagattattcgaaagaaggtgggagtggtgtcaGTGGAAGACAAGATAaaggaaggaaggctgagatggtttggccatgtgatgaggagggacaagaatgccccagttcgtaggtgtgagagactagttTTGAATGATTTCAGGAGGAGTAAAGTCAGATCTAAGAattactggagagaggtgattagacatgacatggagctgCTACAGCTTACTAAAGACATGACTGTGGAGGTCATGGataaggatagaaggctagtgcggGTGTGGGTTGTGACTAATAGTTAGGGAGCTCTTCTGTAACCGATTTAGTAACCCTAGGACTGTCCTTTGATAGGAGCCGGTAGTGTATTCTACTACTAAGTGAGTGTCCTTATCTTATTTCTTATTCCCTATTTCTTATTTTCGTAGTGCACTTATTTTCATGTcgctcttatttttattattattgtttcttatttcttaattttCGATTATGTCACCCATTCTATTTCATGTATTACTATGACcttattaactattttttatcTAGAACCGGAGGTCTATCGAAAAGAGCTCTCTACTTCTCTGAAAATAGctgtatgaactgcgtacattctacccttccAAACCCCTTGGGTaaaatacactggatttgttgttattgtaatcaGATTAATTATCAAACCAAAAAATGATGTAGGAGAGTCGGCTGAGAAAATGAAAAGGAAGACGACGACTTAAGCTATTACTGAAAGAGAAGTTATATTATTGAACAAATACATGCTAGAATAGGACATACTAACAGTACTGCTAATAACTGATGCATGTCATATAGACTACTCTAATTTCTAATTGATTATACTTCTCATGGAAAAGGTGCAGTCTTTTTCATATCAGTGAGCTCCACATCAATGGCAAAGCCCTTGCCAGTTTGCATCCAGTAGTTTGCATAGGGATTCATGGTCGTCTCTGGTCCTGCAATATccacccttttctcctccaaatcCTTTGAAGAAATGCCATAGCTTTCGTCCCTCTTCTTCACCAACTCTGGTGCCACCATGCCCAAATTTACACCTTGTGGAGACATCATCAATGCTGGTACTCCAAGTGGTAGCCTATCACCTAAACCACCACAAAATCACATTTTCTATGTCATGAATCACCCCGATACATCGATATTAATTGTGACAAGTATTTTGAAATGGAGCGAGTAGTACTCAGCTAGCAGAAATTAAAGGACACGCATAAAGGCTTGCCTCGATCAACTTGCCAGGTGCACCAAAACTTGCCATAAGTTCGAGCAAGATTCTTAAGTTCTGGCTTTTGGACCATCTCTGGAACTCTTGGGTTCACCCAAAGTCCTGCTATAATCTgtacaacaaaatattcacaattcCCAACTAGAACTAGGCATTTTACCCATGAAGTATTAATTTGTCAATCTCATAGTCCTTGGAATAACCAGAATgtcaaaggaaaaaaaacaaaggaCAGTTCGATGCACTAAAGCTTTTGAATGACAAAAATGGAAAGTAATTACCTCGTACTCGTGAGTGTGCCACAGCTTTTGTTCCTCTGCTGGAAGAGTTTCAAATATTCGATCCGATATTATGTATTCTACACCTGCCATTTTTGCACACAAATCCACCCAATTTTGTGAGAGATGATTTAACCATTCAAGAGGATAGCTTAGTTAACTAGAAAAAACCAAAGACCGCTTACGTTCAACCAAATTCATATACTTCCTCTGTTACAATTTGTTTGTCGTTTgtctgattttgattttgatttgatacgtaatttctttcaaaaaaaaaaagagaggataAAATAGAGATACATTATATGCATCAAAACATCATTTCAATCTTCCTATTTGGATGAATTTATAGCTCAAAAGTTAGGAATTAGAATTCTAGTTTAATAAATTTGACTTACTTATTGTCTTTTTGGctttatcaaacactagaaaagTGCAAAGCATTTAAAGTAAGTGAATCCAAACATGTTCGAGGTTTTCAAAATTaggaaataagacaaataaaattgaaacggagagagtattttGCTCAAAAAAAGATGGGGATCAAAAGAGAATTACCAATAAGGCGTCCATTGGAATCATCAGAATCATAAACAGCACACTGTAAGAAATCCTGATTGACTCGACTCAGATAGTGGTGTGTCTCAATCTGCCTAGTCATATCATGACTATACATAGCAAAAGTGCAGACATGTTGGTTCATGTGTTTGATGGGTTTCAATGTCTGCAACAATTGAGCACCTTTGTCAATAACATGTTGTCCAATTGACACTGATTTCCCTGGAGGAACAGACCCATCACCTGGTGGCATTGGCCCTGGTGTTTCATCACTAGAAGCCATTTGTGTTTatgatgaaattggttttggtggATATGTTTTCGACAAGTAGTGGAGAGAATATAGAGGTGGAAGAATTGACGTGGTGGCTTGTTGAGGTCCCACGTTGCATTAAGATGAGTTGATTAGCTAAGCATGCAATAGATTAAGCTAGCCTAGGACGAAAATGGTATTAATATTAGTATTTCCTCTCACAATTTATGTGTAAGTTTGAATTGgcaaattcttttttaaaaaaatagaatactTGCGAAATTTgtggtttagtttttttttttttttttttttaataaaaatgtacACACCCATGGTGCATGTTCATATATTCAAATTCCCCATTATGGGTGTTGTTGATTCTGGTATTTATGCTATTAAAATATTGAGTgactataaaatatttaaaaaaaaaaaattaaaaaaattatttagtaattgatatttatattaaacagaaaaggctcaaaaatacccctgaactatctgaaatagctcaaaaatgtccctcgttaaatttttggctcaagaatacccctccgttaaatatttgactcaaaaatacccctccctttaaTAGAATTCagaaaaggattaaaaatacacctgaactatctgaaatgggtcaaaaatacctctctgttaaatatttggctaaaaaatatctctccccttaacgaaattaaattatttcgattgaactaaaccctaactttaactttttaaccctaatactttaattattttacataaaagtattttttttaattttaaaaataagataatgaaaaaaaatatttgaattataatataaattggttgaatttgatttgaaaaataaacatatatttattctaaaaaggtattttcactttacatctttttaatctttaaagaaattaatgaaatataaattaacgaaattaatgaaatataaattttcacttaaagaaattaaagaaataaaaattaaatgatgaactttatataaattaacgaaataatcaaaataatttaatttcgttaaatatttctctgttaaatatttggctcaaaaatacccctccccttaacgaaattaaattatttcgattgaattaaaccctaactttaactttttaaccctagtactttaattttttttcataaaaatattttttaaattttaaaaataagataatgaaaaaaagtattttaattataatataaattggttgaatttgatttgaaaaataaacgtacatttattctaaaaagttattttcactttacatctttttaaactttaaagaaattaacgaaattaatgaaatataaattttcacttaaagaaattaacgaaataaaaattaaatgatgaactttatataaattaatgaaataattgaaataatttaatttcgttaaataccctctgttaaatatttggctcaaaaatacccctccccttaacgaaattaaattattttgattgaattaaaccctaactttaactttttaacgctaatactttaattttttttacataaaattattttttttaattttaaaaataagataatgaaaaaaagtatttgaattataatataaattggttgaatttgatttgaaaaataaacatacatttattctaaaagggtactttcactttacatctttttaatctttaaagaaattaacgaaatataaattaacgaaattaataaaatataaattttcacttaaagaaattaatgaaataaaaattaaatgatgaattttacataaattaacgaaataatcaaaataatttaatttcgttaaatacccctctgttaaatatttggctcaaaaatacccctccccttaacaaaattaaattattttgattgaattaaaccttaactttaactttttaatcctaatacttcaatttttttacataaaagtattttttaaattttaaaataagataatgaaaaaaagtatttgaattataatataaattgattgaatttgatttgaaaaataaaNNNNNNNNNNNNNNNNNNNNNNNNNNNNNNNNNNNNNNNNNNNNNNNNNNNNNNNNNNNNNNNNNNNNNNNNNNNNNNNNNNNNNNNNNNNNNNNNNNNNNNNNNNNNNNNNNNNNNNNNNNNNNNNNNNNNNNNNNNNNNNNNNNNNNNNNNNNNNNNNNNNNNNNNNNNNNNNNNNNNNNNNNNNNNNNNNNNNNNNNNNNNNNNNNNNNNNNNNNNNNNNNNNNNNNNNNNNNNNNNNNNNNNNNNNNNNNNNNNNNNNNNNNNNNNNNNNNNNNNNNNNNNNNNNNNNNNNNNNNNNNNNNNNNNNNNNNNNNNNNNNNNNNNNNNNNNNNNNNNNNNNNNNNNNNNNNNNNNNNNNNNNNNNNNNNNNNNNNNNNNNNNNNNNNNNNNNNNNNNNNNNNNNNNNNNNNNNNNNNNNNNNNNNNNNNNNNNNNNNNNNNNNNNNNNNNNNNNNNNNNNNNNNNNNNNNNNNNNNNNNNNNNNNNNNNNNNNNNNNNNNNNNNNNNNNNNNNNNNNNNNNNNNNNNNNNNNNNNNNNNNNNNNNNNNNNNNNNNNNNNNNNNNNNNNNNNNNNNNNNNNNNNNNNNNNNNNNNNNNNNNNNNNNNNNNNNNNNNNNNNNNNNNNNNNNNNNNNNNNNNNNNNNNNNNNNNNNNNNNNNNNNNNNNNNNNNNNNNNNNNNNNNNNNNNNNNNNNNNNNNNNNNNNNNNNNNNNNNNNNNNNNNNNNNNNNNNNNNNNNNNNNNNNNNNNNNNNNNNNNNNNNNNNNNNNNNNNNNNNNNNNNNNNNNNNNNNNNNNNNNNN comes from Capsicum annuum cultivar UCD-10X-F1 chromosome 2, UCD10Xv1.1, whole genome shotgun sequence and encodes:
- the LOC107861160 gene encoding oil body-associated protein 2A, which produces MASSDETPGPMPPGDGSVPPGKSVSIGQHVIDKGAQLLQTLKPIKHMNQHVCTFAMYSHDMTRQIETHHYLSRVNQDFLQCAVYDSDDSNGRLIGVEYIISDRIFETLPAEEQKLWHTHEYEIIAGLWVNPRVPEMVQKPELKNLARTYGKFWCTWQVDRGDRLPLGVPALMMSPQGVNLGMVAPELVKKRDESYGISSKDLEEKRVDIAGPETTMNPYANYWMQTGKGFAIDVELTDMKKTAPFP